A stretch of DNA from Natrinema halophilum:
CCACGGGGTCGACGCGGTGGTCATCACCCACGGCACGGATACGATGGAAGAAACCGCATACTATCTCGACGCCGCGATCCAGCCCGAGATACCGGTTTTCGTGACCGGCGCACAACGCCGTCCGGACGAGTACAGTCCGGACGGTCCGTCGAACCTTCTCACGGCGTTTCGAGCCGCCGACGCGTTCTCCGCTCACGACGGCAGCGGCGTTTTCGTGGCGTTCAACGAGGCGGTTCACGCCGCGCGTCACGTCACGAAGACCCACACCTCGAAGCTCGAGGCGTTTCGTTCCGTCGGCCCGGGCCCCGTCGCCACCGTCGATCGGACCGGCGTCGCGCTCCACCGGCCGCCTGAGGGAGAATCGGACCACGTCTCGAACGCCTCGTTGGAGGCGGACGTCTACACGATCAAGAGCGGGAGTGCCGTCACGGGCGATCTGATCGATGCGGCCGTAGAGCGAGGCGCGGACGGACTCGTCGTCGAAGGAACGGGTCTCGGGAACGTGACGACCGGAATCGGAACCGGCGTCCGAGACGCCATCGATCAGGGGGTTCCAGTCGTGATCACGTCTCGCTGTCTCGAGGGTCGACTTGCACCCGTCTACGGCGGCGTCGGCGGCGGCGAAACGTTGCGGGAGCACGGGGTGATCTTCGCGAGCGATTTGCCGGCCCAGAAAGCTCGTATCAAACTGATGCTGGCGCTCGCCGCATACGATACAGCCGAAGAGATTCGGCAGGTGTTTGCCGGCTGACCAGACGGTATCATAGTAGTCGTTGAACGTCATTGCACACCCCGCTCGCGAATTCGGGGCCAGCGAGCACTCGCTGGCCGCAGTCGGTCGAGCGGTGGGTAAATCGTTTCAACGACTACTATAGAAAACAAATGGGCGGTCGCTCAAACGTAGTCGCCCTCGCTCTCGTAGACTGCTGGATCGTCATCGTACTTCCGAGCGATCGTTTCCAGCGTCTCGAATTCGGCGTCCTCGTGGCTCTCGA
This window harbors:
- a CDS encoding asparaginase, translating into MHVTVLSTGGTIASTDGDDGASPTKRGSELVGAVPALEAYADVDVDQVAQVPSFEMDAETLESIGERVRELDGNHGVDAVVITHGTDTMEETAYYLDAAIQPEIPVFVTGAQRRPDEYSPDGPSNLLTAFRAADAFSAHDGSGVFVAFNEAVHAARHVTKTHTSKLEAFRSVGPGPVATVDRTGVALHRPPEGESDHVSNASLEADVYTIKSGSAVTGDLIDAAVERGADGLVVEGTGLGNVTTGIGTGVRDAIDQGVPVVITSRCLEGRLAPVYGGVGGGETLREHGVIFASDLPAQKARIKLMLALAAYDTAEEIRQVFAG